In Grus americana isolate bGruAme1 chromosome 17, bGruAme1.mat, whole genome shotgun sequence, the following proteins share a genomic window:
- the GDF5 gene encoding growth/differentiation factor 5, with product MKILHFLTLLLWHLTWLSLDLVPGALSNSEAGQSNPGSKLVFLKAEGKERNPSARAGTLRTASHGYSTGTSKARTKSSAVQAGALLAKNDESKKVLSRTAATEGKVGHLPSRPSGVRTVTPKVQNLSSKVTLKKTGTSSTDTDSFKTKKTKEPVTQRETKETFRHPPITPHEYMLSLYRTLSDAEKKGVNGSVKLEAGLANTITSFIDKGQDERAPTIRKQKYIFDISALEKDGLLGAELRILRKKPSDTWKSHSSGKTSQVKLFSCSTNRQAATLLDSRTVSITDTPKWEVFDIWKLFRNFKNLVNLCFELETFDRGKAVDLRSVGFNRTGRQVNEKALFLVFGRTKKRDLFFNEIKARSGQDDKTVYEYLFNQRRKRRAPLATRQGKRPTKNLKARCSRKALHVNFKDMGWDDWIIAPLEYEAYHCEGLCEFPLRSHLEPTNHAVIQTLMNSMDPESTPPTCCVPTRLSPISILFIDSANNVVYKQYEDMVVESCGCR from the exons ATGAAAATCCTGCATTTTCTCACTTTACTGCTTTGGCATTTGACTTGGCTGTCTCTGGATCTAGTTCCTGGAGCGCTGAGTAATTCTGAAGCAGGCCAGAGTAATCCAGGATCTAAactagtttttttaaaagcagaaggaaaagagaggaatcCCTCAGCACGGGCAGGTACACTGAGGACTGCAAGCCATGGATATAGTACTGGGACCTCAAAGGCTAGGACTAAAAGCAGCGCTGTTCAGGCTGGAGCTCTGCTGGCCAAGAACGATGAATCAAAGAAGGTTCTCTCAAGAACAGCAGCCACGGAGGGCAAGGTAGGACATCTCCCCAGCAGACCTTCTGGAGTAAGGACAGTGACTCCAAAGGTTCAAAATCTTAGCAGCAAGGTGACTTTGAAAAAAACTGGCACAAGCAGTACTGACACTGattctttcaaaaccaaaaagactaAAGAGCCTGTAACCCAGAGGGAAACTAAGGAAACTTTCAGACATCCCCCTATAACGCCACATGAATACATGCTGTCTTTGTACAGGACTCTCTcggatgcagaaaaaaaaggtgttaatGGAAGTGTAAAACTGGAGGCTGGACTTGCCAATACAATAACCAGCTTTATAGACAAAGGACAAG ACGAGCGAGCACCAACtataaggaaacaaaaatacatttttgacaTCAGTGCATTAGAAAAAGATGGcttgctgggagcagagcttcGAATATTGAGGAAAAAGCCTTCTGATACGTGGAAGTCTCATTCTTCTGGAAAAACTTCCCAAGTGAAATTATTCAGTTGCTCTACAAACAGACAAGCAGCAACACTCCTGGACTCTCGTACTGTCAGTATCACAGATACACCGAAATGGGAAGTGTTTGACATCTGGAAACTTTTCAGGAACTTTAAAAATTTGGTTAACTTGTGTTTTGAACTGGAAACTTTTGACAGGGGGAAAGCTGTTGATCTCAGGAGTGTGGGATTTAATAGAACAGGAAGACAGGTCAATGAAAAGGCTCTCTTCTTGGTATTTgggaggacaaaaaaaagagacttgtTCTTCAATGAAATCAAAGCTAGATCCGGCCAAGATGACAAAACTGTTTATGAGTACTTGTTCAATCAGAGGCGGAAGAGAAGAGCTCCTCTAGCAACACGGCAAGGGAAGAGGCCCACTAAGAATCTGAAGGCAAGGTGTAGCAGAAAAGCCCTTCATGTAAATTTTAAGGATATGGGCTGGGATGACTGGATAATAGCCCCTCTAGAGTATGAAGCGTATCACTGCGAAGGGCTTTGTGAATTCCCCCTTCGATCCCATCTGGAGCCCACCAATCATGCTGTTATCCAAACATTAATGAACTCAATGGACCCAGAATCAACACCCCCGACTTGCTGCGTCCCAACCAGGCTGAGTCCTATCAGCATTCTTTTCATTGACTCCGCAAACAACGTGGTCTACAAACAGTATGAGGACATGGTGGTGGAGTCGTGTGGTTGTAGGTAG